Proteins found in one Candidatus Brocadiaceae bacterium genomic segment:
- the cas2 gene encoding CRISPR-associated endonuclease Cas2 has product MLVVVSYDVNTQEREGRRRLRRVAKACLNYGQRVQNSVFECLIEPAEWTQLRGRLLDEINPKQDSLRFYFLGKNWKNRVEHQGAKEPYDPEGPIVV; this is encoded by the coding sequence ATGCTGGTCGTCGTCTCATACGACGTGAACACGCAGGAACGGGAAGGCCGCCGCCGCTTGCGCCGCGTGGCAAAGGCCTGTCTGAACTACGGCCAGAGAGTGCAGAACTCCGTGTTCGAGTGTTTGATCGAGCCCGCCGAGTGGACACAACTGCGGGGGCGGCTTCTGGACGAAATCAACCCCAAGCAGGACAGCCTGCGCTTCTACTTCCTCGGGAAAAACTGGAAGAACAGAGTGGAACACCAGGGAGCGAAGGAGCCGTATGACCCGGAGGGTCCTATAGTTGTCTGA
- the cas1c gene encoding type I-C CRISPR-associated endonuclease Cas1: protein MKRLLNTLYVTTQGAYLARDGDSVAVRVDGKAALHVSARALGGVVCFGQVSCSPPMLSLCAEQDVAVSFLSQNGRFWGRVQSPVSGNVRLRREQYRRADRPDASADLARSFLAGKIANCRAVLRRAARDHAESADDAALAAAADALTHTLTSLARPLRLAALRGIEGDAAGLYFGVFDHLVVAQKADFFFRQRSRRPPLDNMNALLSFLYTLLAHDVASALEAVGLDPQVGFLHRDRPGRPSLALDVMEELRPVLADRLALNLINRRQVAPGGFQATETGAVVMDDRTRKVVLVAYQERKREELRHPFLDERIAAGLLPHAQALLLSRHLRDDLDAYPPFLWR, encoded by the coding sequence GTGAAGCGCCTGCTCAACACCCTCTACGTCACCACGCAAGGTGCCTACCTCGCCCGCGACGGCGATTCCGTCGCCGTCCGCGTCGACGGCAAGGCCGCCCTGCACGTCTCAGCGCGCGCCCTCGGAGGCGTCGTCTGCTTCGGCCAGGTCTCCTGCAGCCCGCCCATGCTCTCCCTCTGCGCCGAACAGGACGTTGCCGTCTCGTTCCTCAGTCAGAACGGCCGCTTCTGGGGACGCGTCCAGAGTCCGGTCTCTGGCAACGTCAGGCTCCGCCGCGAGCAGTACCGCCGCGCCGACCGGCCGGACGCCTCGGCCGACCTGGCGCGGTCGTTTCTTGCCGGCAAGATCGCCAACTGCCGTGCCGTCCTGCGCCGCGCGGCGAGAGACCATGCAGAATCCGCCGACGACGCGGCCCTGGCGGCGGCGGCCGACGCGCTCACGCACACGCTCACAAGCCTCGCCCGCCCGCTCAGGCTGGCGGCCCTGCGCGGCATCGAGGGAGATGCCGCCGGTCTCTACTTCGGCGTCTTCGACCACCTTGTCGTGGCTCAGAAGGCAGACTTCTTCTTTCGCCAGCGTTCCCGCCGGCCGCCGCTCGACAACATGAACGCGCTCCTCTCATTCCTCTACACACTGCTGGCGCACGATGTCGCCTCGGCGCTCGAGGCCGTCGGCCTGGACCCGCAGGTCGGTTTCCTCCACCGCGACCGTCCGGGCCGCCCCAGCCTCGCGCTCGATGTCATGGAGGAACTGCGCCCTGTGCTGGCCGATCGGCTGGCGCTCAATCTGATCAACCGCAGGCAGGTCGCCCCCGGCGGATTCCAGGCCACGGAGACGGGAGCCGTCGTGATGGACGACCGCACGCGCAAAGTCGTCCTCGTCGCCTATCAGGAGCGCAAGCGGGAGGAACTGCGGCATCCGTTCCTGGACGAGAGAATCGCCGCCGGACTGCTCCCTCACGCACAGGCATTGCTCCTGTCACGGCACCTGAGGGACGACCTGGATGCCTATCCGCCTTTCCTCTGGAGGTAG